The proteins below come from a single Ictalurus punctatus breed USDA103 chromosome 29, Coco_2.0, whole genome shotgun sequence genomic window:
- the acsl1a gene encoding long-chain-fatty-acid--CoA ligase 1a isoform X1 translates to MQVQDLIWQFRLPEFGDFRQYVRSLPTNTLMGMGAFAAITTYWYATRPRALKPPCDLTMQSVEVEGEEFARRSTLLDSDRLMIRFYDDARTMYEVFLRGIRVSNNGPCLGSRKPKQPYEWLSYKEVADRAEMIGSALLHRGHSKEGDKYIGIFSQNRPEWTISELACYTYSLVAVPLYDTLGTKAIGYIVDKAEISTVICDTVEKVRTVLECVSGREHSVRTVVLMEEKESELTARAEKLGIQILSLRELEALGRAYHKRPVPPTPEDLALVCFTSGTTGQPKGAMLTHGNVISNCAAFIRITKIHCMLNHTDIHVSYLPLAHMFERVVESVILVHGARIGFFQGDIRTLMDDLKTLKPTVFPVVPRLLNRMFDKIFGQANTPLKRWLLDFATRRKESEMRSGIVRKDSMWDKLIFNKVQVSLGGRVRLMITGAAPVSPTVLTFLRAALGCQFYEGYGQTECTAGCSMSLPGDWTAGHVGPPLPCNYVKLIDVAEMSYYAAEGEGEVCVKGPNVFQGYLKDPEKSAEAIDRDGWLHTGDVGKWLPNGTLKIIDRKKHIFKLAQGEYIAPEKIENIYIHSDPVAQIFVHGDSLQACLIGIVVPDPEFLPGWAKKRGLVGSYLELCKSKEVKNAILEDIVRLGKEGGLKSFEQVRDIVLNPEMFSVENGLLTPTLKAKRTELRNHFKEQIDRLYAKIKT, encoded by the exons ATGCAGGTGCAGGATCTGATTTGGCAGTTCCGGTTGCCCGAATTTGGCGACTTCAGGCAATATGTGCGTAGTTTGCCCACCAACACGCTGATGGGCATGGGTGCGTTCGCCGCCATCACCACCTACTGGTACGCCACCAGACCACGAGCCCTGAAGCCCCCCTGTGACCTCACCATGCAGTCTGTGGAGGTGGAG GGCGAGGAATTCGCTCGCCGTTCCACCCTCCTGGACAGCGACAGGTTGATGATCCGCTTCTATGATGATGCACGGACCATGTACGAGGTGTTTCTTCGTGGAATCAGAGTGTCCA ATAACGGCCCTTGTTTAGGATCGAGAAAACCCAAGCAGCCATACGAATGGCTCTCGTACAAAGAG GTTGCAGACAGGGCCGAGATGATTGGCTCAGCGTTGCTCCACAGAGGTCACAGTAAAGAAGGAGACAAATACATTGGTATCTTCTCCCAGAACAGACCTGAG TGGACTATATCTGAGCTGGCCTGCTACACGTACTCGCTGGTGGCTGTTCCCCTGTATGACACACTGGGCACCAAGGCCATCGGCTACATCGTAGACAAAG CCGAGATATCGACGGTGATCTGTGACACGGTGGAGAAGGTGCGCACGGTGCTGGAGTGTGTGTCGGGTCGAGAGCACAGCGTCAGGACCGTCGTACTgatggaggagaaggagagcgAGCTCACGGCACGAGCCGAAAAGCTGGGCATCCAGATTCTCAGCCTGAGGGAACTGGAG GCTCTCGGCAGAGCTTATCACAAACGCCCGGTG CCTCCTACACCTGAAGACCTCGCACTGGTCTGCTTCACCAGCGGAAcgacag GGCAGCCGAAGGGTGCGATGCTCACGCACGGCAACGTCATCTCCAACTGCGCCGCCTTCATCCGGATCACGAAG ataCACTGCATGCTCAACCACACCGATATCCACGTATCTTACCTTCCCCTCGCGCACATGTTCGAGAGGGTGGTAGAG AGTGTGATCCTGGTGCACGGCGCGAGGATCGGTTTCTTTCAGGGCGACATCCGTACGCTGATGGACGATCTGAAGACTCTCAAACCCACCGTGTTCCCCGTCGTCCCCCGACTCCTCAACCGCATGTTCGACAAG ATCTTTGGGCAGGCGAACACTCCGCTGAAGCGCTGGCTGCTCGACTTCGCCACCAGGAGGAAAGAGTCGGAGATGCGCAGCGGCATCGTGAGGAAGGACAGCATGTGGGACAAACTCATCTTCAACAAAGTCCAG gTGAGTCTGGGTGGGCGTGTGAGGCTGATGATCACCGGCGCCGCTCCCGTGTCCCCCACTGTGCTGACGTTCCTGCGGGCTGCTCTCGGTTGCCAG TTTTATGAAGGTTATGGACAGACAGAATGCACTGCAGGATGCTCCATGTCTCTGCCAGGAGACTGGACGGCAG gtcaCGTGGGTCCTCCTTTACCCTGTAATTATGTGAAACTGATCGATGTGGCTGAGATGAGCTACTACGCAGCCGAGGGAGAGGGCGAG GTGTGTGTGAAAGGACCAAACGTGTTCCAGGGCTATCTGAAAGATCCGGAGAAGTCCGCGGAGGCCATCGATAGAGATGGCTGGCTGCACACAGGCGACGTCGGCAAATGGCTCCCG AACGGCACGCTGAAGATCATCGACAGGAAGAAGCACATCTTTAAGCTGGCTCAGGGCGAGTACATCGCTCCCGAGAAGATCGAGAACATCTACATCCACAGCGACCCCGTGGCTCAGATCTTCGTTCATGGAGACAGTCTGCAG gcatgcTTAATCGGCATTGTGGTACCAGACCCCGAATTCCTCCCTGGATGGGCCAAGAAAAGAGGACTTGTGGGCTCCTACCTCGAGCTGTGCAAGAGCAAG gaAGTGAAAAATGCCATTCTAGAGGACATTGTGCGGTTGGGGAAAGAAGGCGGCCTGAAGTCCTTTGAGCAG
- the acsl1a gene encoding long-chain-fatty-acid--CoA ligase 1a isoform X2 yields the protein MQVQDLIWQFRLPEFGDFRQYVRSLPTNTLMGMGAFAAITTYWYATRPRALKPPCDLTMQSVEVEGEEFARRSTLLDSDRLMIRFYDDARTMYEVFLRGIRVSNNGPCLGSRKPKQPYEWLSYKEVADRAEMIGSALLHRGHSKEGDKYIGIFSQNRPEWTISELACYTYSLVAVPLYDTLGTKAIGYIVDKAEISTVICDTVEKVRTVLECVSGREHSVRTVVLMEEKESELTARAEKLGIQILSLRELEALGRAYHKRPVPPTPEDLALVCFTSGTTGQPKGAMLTHGNVISNCAAFIRITKEKLRMNRHDIIISFLPLAHMFERVMESVILVHGARIGFFQGDIRTLMDDLKTLKPTVFPVVPRLLNRMFDKIFGQANTPLKRWLLDFATRRKESEMRSGIVRKDSMWDKLIFNKVQVSLGGRVRLMITGAAPVSPTVLTFLRAALGCQFYEGYGQTECTAGCSMSLPGDWTAGHVGPPLPCNYVKLIDVAEMSYYAAEGEGEVCVKGPNVFQGYLKDPEKSAEAIDRDGWLHTGDVGKWLPNGTLKIIDRKKHIFKLAQGEYIAPEKIENIYIHSDPVAQIFVHGDSLQACLIGIVVPDPEFLPGWAKKRGLVGSYLELCKSKEVKNAILEDIVRLGKEGGLKSFEQVRDIVLNPEMFSVENGLLTPTLKAKRTELRNHFKEQIDRLYAKIKT from the exons ATGCAGGTGCAGGATCTGATTTGGCAGTTCCGGTTGCCCGAATTTGGCGACTTCAGGCAATATGTGCGTAGTTTGCCCACCAACACGCTGATGGGCATGGGTGCGTTCGCCGCCATCACCACCTACTGGTACGCCACCAGACCACGAGCCCTGAAGCCCCCCTGTGACCTCACCATGCAGTCTGTGGAGGTGGAG GGCGAGGAATTCGCTCGCCGTTCCACCCTCCTGGACAGCGACAGGTTGATGATCCGCTTCTATGATGATGCACGGACCATGTACGAGGTGTTTCTTCGTGGAATCAGAGTGTCCA ATAACGGCCCTTGTTTAGGATCGAGAAAACCCAAGCAGCCATACGAATGGCTCTCGTACAAAGAG GTTGCAGACAGGGCCGAGATGATTGGCTCAGCGTTGCTCCACAGAGGTCACAGTAAAGAAGGAGACAAATACATTGGTATCTTCTCCCAGAACAGACCTGAG TGGACTATATCTGAGCTGGCCTGCTACACGTACTCGCTGGTGGCTGTTCCCCTGTATGACACACTGGGCACCAAGGCCATCGGCTACATCGTAGACAAAG CCGAGATATCGACGGTGATCTGTGACACGGTGGAGAAGGTGCGCACGGTGCTGGAGTGTGTGTCGGGTCGAGAGCACAGCGTCAGGACCGTCGTACTgatggaggagaaggagagcgAGCTCACGGCACGAGCCGAAAAGCTGGGCATCCAGATTCTCAGCCTGAGGGAACTGGAG GCTCTCGGCAGAGCTTATCACAAACGCCCGGTG CCTCCTACACCTGAAGACCTCGCACTGGTCTGCTTCACCAGCGGAAcgacag GGCAGCCGAAGGGTGCGATGCTCACGCACGGCAACGTCATCTCCAACTGCGCCGCCTTCATCCGGATCACGAAG gaAAAACTAAGGATGAATCGTCACGACATTATCATCTCCTTCTTGCCTCTTGCTCACATGTttgagagagtgatggag AGTGTGATCCTGGTGCACGGCGCGAGGATCGGTTTCTTTCAGGGCGACATCCGTACGCTGATGGACGATCTGAAGACTCTCAAACCCACCGTGTTCCCCGTCGTCCCCCGACTCCTCAACCGCATGTTCGACAAG ATCTTTGGGCAGGCGAACACTCCGCTGAAGCGCTGGCTGCTCGACTTCGCCACCAGGAGGAAAGAGTCGGAGATGCGCAGCGGCATCGTGAGGAAGGACAGCATGTGGGACAAACTCATCTTCAACAAAGTCCAG gTGAGTCTGGGTGGGCGTGTGAGGCTGATGATCACCGGCGCCGCTCCCGTGTCCCCCACTGTGCTGACGTTCCTGCGGGCTGCTCTCGGTTGCCAG TTTTATGAAGGTTATGGACAGACAGAATGCACTGCAGGATGCTCCATGTCTCTGCCAGGAGACTGGACGGCAG gtcaCGTGGGTCCTCCTTTACCCTGTAATTATGTGAAACTGATCGATGTGGCTGAGATGAGCTACTACGCAGCCGAGGGAGAGGGCGAG GTGTGTGTGAAAGGACCAAACGTGTTCCAGGGCTATCTGAAAGATCCGGAGAAGTCCGCGGAGGCCATCGATAGAGATGGCTGGCTGCACACAGGCGACGTCGGCAAATGGCTCCCG AACGGCACGCTGAAGATCATCGACAGGAAGAAGCACATCTTTAAGCTGGCTCAGGGCGAGTACATCGCTCCCGAGAAGATCGAGAACATCTACATCCACAGCGACCCCGTGGCTCAGATCTTCGTTCATGGAGACAGTCTGCAG gcatgcTTAATCGGCATTGTGGTACCAGACCCCGAATTCCTCCCTGGATGGGCCAAGAAAAGAGGACTTGTGGGCTCCTACCTCGAGCTGTGCAAGAGCAAG gaAGTGAAAAATGCCATTCTAGAGGACATTGTGCGGTTGGGGAAAGAAGGCGGCCTGAAGTCCTTTGAGCAG